The Ruania alba genome has a window encoding:
- a CDS encoding NAD(P)/FAD-dependent oxidoreductase: MSARVAVVGGGILGAATAAELARRGATVTLLTERGLCSEASGRTLSWLNSFGRIAPDYHRLRLLGIDRYRRRAADPATREAITFAGGLAWRPPDQHDGLIAAYEHMLDAEYPAEWFDHADVAARVPGVDPTSVPDTGAVYNPTEGWVHVPDLVETLAGEMERAGGEIRTEVGPAAIAHDGDHVTGVRLADGSTIEVDAAVLATGARVPSMLAEAGVRIPDATSVAALVRTEPVETELAAVLNTARVALRPAPDGSLVMDSAAGNAAAVAHPDGSFTVPDDAVTTLLADATRVLAGNPELRVRSHGVGLKPIPGDERPVVGELDDVRGYHVAFTHSGATLGLILGELLAEEILAGTRRDELEPFRPHRFA; this comes from the coding sequence ATGAGCGCCCGGGTGGCCGTCGTCGGGGGCGGTATCCTCGGTGCGGCCACAGCCGCTGAACTCGCGCGGCGCGGTGCCACGGTGACGCTGCTGACCGAGCGCGGACTGTGCAGCGAGGCCTCGGGCCGGACCCTCTCCTGGCTGAACTCCTTCGGTCGCATCGCACCCGACTATCACCGGTTGCGCCTGCTCGGCATCGACAGGTACCGGCGACGGGCAGCGGATCCGGCGACCCGGGAGGCCATCACTTTCGCGGGCGGTCTCGCCTGGCGTCCACCGGACCAGCACGACGGCCTGATCGCGGCCTACGAGCACATGCTCGATGCCGAGTACCCGGCCGAATGGTTCGACCACGCGGACGTCGCTGCACGTGTTCCGGGCGTCGATCCGACGTCGGTCCCGGACACCGGCGCGGTCTACAACCCGACCGAGGGGTGGGTCCACGTGCCGGACCTGGTCGAGACGCTCGCTGGCGAAATGGAGCGAGCCGGGGGCGAGATCCGGACCGAGGTCGGTCCGGCGGCGATCGCTCACGACGGGGACCACGTCACCGGGGTGCGCCTGGCGGACGGATCCACCATCGAGGTGGATGCGGCGGTGCTGGCCACGGGTGCGCGCGTGCCGTCGATGCTCGCCGAGGCCGGTGTCAGGATCCCGGACGCCACCAGTGTCGCCGCCCTGGTTCGCACCGAGCCGGTCGAGACCGAGCTTGCTGCCGTGCTGAACACGGCACGGGTGGCGCTGCGCCCGGCGCCGGACGGTTCGCTGGTGATGGACTCGGCCGCGGGGAACGCCGCCGCCGTCGCCCACCCTGACGGGAGCTTCACCGTCCCCGACGATGCCGTCACCACACTCCTCGCCGACGCTACGCGCGTCCTCGCGGGGAACCCGGAGTTGCGCGTGCGCTCCCACGGCGTCGGCCTCAAGCCCATCCCGGGCGATGAGCGCCCCGTCGTCGGTGAGCTCGACGACGTGCGCGGGTACCACGTCGCCTTCACGCACAGCGGTGCGACGCTGGGACTCATCCTCGGCGAACTACTCGCCGAGGAGATCCTGGCCGGCACTCGACGCGACGAGCTGGAGCCGTTCCGACCGCACCGGTTCGCCTGA
- a CDS encoding ABC transporter substrate-binding protein, whose amino-acid sequence MVQHRWWIGGALVGALGLTGCGFSGGSTDTDGETGGEGDAERATIGYVEAFSPSSGFAIGSDDAFILTRIGCLETLLRYTPDGEVVPEIATEWVQSEPTTWEFTVREASFQDGSAVTAEAVVTALQDVIDSDTPPRSFNHETIAGIEAADEATVRISTPEPDPLLPLRVTSPTTGILAPSAYGGEQVDPVGTCTGPFEITDIASGVSISLEAYDDYWGGTPGLDGVEVQHISDGEARVTQLRTGETDISANLPAVAMTQLEGDESIVAEPFELPRTTGMLFNLDQEPFDEEVVRDAIRTALDLDEIVDAVYEGFAAPAVGPFASSAPWAPEAAAPVESDPDAAVAMLSGAGIDPASIDFELIAYTDQVAFADLSQVIQAQLAEIGITVTIRSGAYASVEQDLLDGNYDATLLSRSTLTDVPDPGGFLSSDYGCDGGYNLSNHCDPDVEAVLQEALATSDDDTRYGLYAEMASMLQERAVTAFLVHEYNTYGVSADIAGYVDDPLGQRVITTDLTMEAP is encoded by the coding sequence ATGGTGCAACATCGATGGTGGATCGGCGGTGCGCTGGTGGGTGCCCTCGGGCTCACCGGGTGCGGTTTCTCCGGAGGTTCGACCGACACCGACGGCGAGACCGGCGGTGAAGGCGACGCCGAGAGAGCGACGATCGGCTACGTGGAGGCGTTCTCGCCGAGCTCCGGTTTCGCGATCGGCAGTGACGATGCGTTCATCCTGACCAGGATCGGCTGTCTGGAGACCCTCTTGCGGTACACCCCGGACGGTGAGGTGGTGCCGGAGATCGCAACCGAGTGGGTCCAGAGCGAACCGACCACCTGGGAGTTCACGGTGCGCGAGGCCAGCTTCCAGGACGGCAGCGCCGTGACGGCTGAAGCTGTGGTGACTGCGCTCCAGGATGTGATCGACAGTGACACACCGCCCAGGTCGTTCAACCACGAGACGATCGCCGGCATCGAGGCGGCGGACGAGGCGACAGTGCGGATCTCGACCCCGGAGCCGGACCCGCTTCTCCCGCTTCGAGTGACAAGCCCGACCACCGGGATACTGGCACCGTCCGCGTACGGGGGTGAGCAGGTGGACCCGGTCGGCACGTGCACCGGGCCGTTCGAGATCACCGACATCGCCTCGGGTGTGTCCATCTCGTTGGAGGCCTACGACGACTACTGGGGTGGGACACCAGGGCTGGATGGGGTGGAGGTCCAGCACATCAGCGACGGTGAGGCACGCGTCACGCAGCTGCGCACCGGGGAGACCGATATCTCCGCGAACCTGCCGGCAGTGGCAATGACCCAGCTCGAGGGCGACGAGAGCATCGTCGCGGAGCCGTTCGAGCTGCCCCGCACCACCGGCATGCTGTTCAACCTGGACCAGGAACCGTTCGACGAGGAGGTGGTGCGCGATGCCATCAGGACGGCCCTCGACCTCGACGAGATCGTCGATGCCGTGTACGAGGGGTTCGCTGCCCCCGCGGTGGGTCCGTTCGCTTCGTCCGCGCCGTGGGCACCGGAGGCCGCCGCACCGGTCGAGTCCGACCCGGATGCGGCCGTGGCCATGCTCTCCGGCGCCGGCATCGACCCGGCCTCGATCGACTTCGAGCTGATCGCCTACACCGACCAGGTCGCCTTCGCCGATCTCTCCCAAGTAATCCAGGCCCAGCTGGCCGAGATCGGGATCACCGTGACGATCCGGTCCGGAGCCTACGCGTCCGTCGAGCAGGACCTGCTCGACGGCAATTACGACGCCACCCTGCTCTCCCGCAGCACGCTGACCGATGTGCCCGACCCGGGCGGCTTCCTCAGCTCGGACTACGGTTGCGACGGAGGGTACAACCTCTCCAACCACTGTGACCCGGACGTCGAGGCCGTGCTTCAAGAAGCGCTGGCCACGTCTGACGATGACACCCGCTACGGGCTCTATGCGGAGATGGCCTCGATGTTGCAAGAACGCGCCGTGACTGCGTTCCTCGTGCACGAGTACAACACCTACGGCGTCTCGGCTGACATCGCCGGGTATGTCGACGATCCCCTCGGCCAGCGCGTGATCACGACGGACCTGACGATGGAGGCACCATGA
- a CDS encoding nuclear transport factor 2 family protein, whose amino-acid sequence MVSTSDPIERPQVEDSFFARYQRAWSECDIEGIVSMMTPDGVYEASFGPEPWGVRHVGRETIRAALEEMWRDPSRRSRHIYGDRFLLGDRGFSEWTSERTEPDGTTAVVHGADFYRFTDGLVAEKIAYRKVVG is encoded by the coding sequence ATGGTCAGCACATCCGATCCGATAGAGCGACCTCAGGTTGAGGACTCCTTCTTCGCGCGCTATCAACGCGCCTGGAGCGAGTGCGATATCGAGGGCATCGTGTCCATGATGACTCCGGACGGTGTGTACGAGGCATCGTTCGGCCCGGAGCCATGGGGTGTTCGACATGTCGGGCGGGAGACGATCCGCGCCGCACTGGAAGAGATGTGGCGTGACCCGAGCCGGCGATCGAGGCACATCTATGGGGATCGGTTCCTGCTCGGCGACCGCGGTTTCTCCGAATGGACTTCCGAACGCACCGAACCCGACGGCACGACGGCCGTGGTGCACGGCGCGGACTTCTACCGGTTCACTGACGGGCTCGTCGCGGAGAAGATTGCCTACCGCAAGGTCGTCGGATGA
- a CDS encoding haloacid dehalogenase type II: MSTRPRYLTFDCYGTLTAFGMSAATREIFAGRVPGEQMEEFLEWFSVYRGDEVMGDWRPYREIITRALVRAARRVGVEATDTDADQIYEQVPTWGPHPDVPDGLVTLAEQYRLVILTNAADEQISGNVGQLGAPFHAVITAEQARAYKPRLQAFEHMLTELDCAPSEVVHVSASPRYDLQPATDLGITQTVYLNRGYEPSAPYYHRYEVSSLTELAEVLEG; encoded by the coding sequence ATGAGCACCCGACCTCGCTACCTCACCTTTGACTGCTACGGGACCCTGACGGCGTTCGGGATGTCCGCCGCAACGCGCGAGATCTTCGCCGGCCGCGTGCCCGGAGAGCAGATGGAAGAGTTTCTCGAGTGGTTCAGCGTGTACCGCGGGGACGAGGTGATGGGGGACTGGCGGCCGTACCGGGAGATCATCACCCGTGCCCTTGTCCGGGCGGCGCGTCGGGTCGGGGTCGAGGCCACCGACACCGACGCCGACCAGATCTACGAACAGGTGCCGACCTGGGGACCGCATCCGGACGTGCCGGACGGGCTGGTCACACTCGCCGAGCAGTACCGGCTGGTCATCCTCACGAACGCCGCTGATGAACAGATCAGCGGCAACGTGGGCCAGCTCGGCGCTCCCTTCCACGCGGTCATCACCGCGGAGCAGGCCCGCGCGTACAAACCACGGCTCCAGGCGTTCGAGCACATGCTCACGGAGCTGGACTGTGCTCCGTCGGAGGTGGTGCACGTCTCGGCCAGCCCGCGCTACGACCTGCAGCCGGCCACCGACCTGGGCATCACCCAGACCGTCTACCTGAACCGCGGCTACGAGCCGAGCGCCCCGTACTACCACCGGTACGAGGTATCGAGCCTGACCGAGCTCGCGGAGGTGCTGGAGGGATGA
- a CDS encoding cation diffusion facilitator family transporter, with amino-acid sequence MAQHSPTDSSTTTEQPHGDHEHGHGKHSHSGHDHSNHGHDHGDHDHGDHEHGGHGHSHGDHDHDHDHGHGLWGKIKHMVVPHSHDSNEAIQSAEESSKEGIRAAWIGLAGMAATAILQIVIVAISGSIALLADTLHNVGHAVTTIPLVIAFRIGQRAASKMYSYGYRRAEDIVGLFISLIIAVSAAVIIWESVDALVEPRELTNLWWVFAAGLVGAAGNEIVAIYRIRTGRRIGSAALIAEGQHARADGLTSIAVVIGVIGVWMGFPQADALIGFVIAAAILWILVQSVRTTMRRLMDGVEPGTIEKITAVLEAVPGVVSVDRVRARWSGHRLEADANLAVDSTLSTLESHAIAETAEHDVIHKVAHIENVVVHINPVVDGQQPAQLHELTAHHANAEARAAYRAAKGLPEL; translated from the coding sequence ATGGCCCAGCACTCCCCGACCGACTCGTCGACAACCACCGAGCAACCGCACGGCGACCACGAGCACGGCCACGGCAAGCACAGCCACAGCGGGCACGACCACAGCAACCATGGGCACGACCATGGCGATCACGATCACGGCGACCACGAGCACGGCGGGCACGGGCACAGCCATGGCGACCACGACCACGATCACGACCACGGGCACGGCCTGTGGGGCAAGATCAAGCACATGGTCGTGCCGCACTCGCACGACTCGAACGAGGCGATCCAGTCAGCCGAGGAGTCCAGCAAGGAGGGCATCCGAGCCGCCTGGATCGGACTGGCCGGCATGGCGGCCACCGCCATCCTGCAGATCGTGATCGTGGCCATCTCCGGCTCGATCGCCCTGCTGGCCGACACTCTGCACAACGTGGGGCACGCCGTCACCACGATCCCCTTGGTGATCGCGTTCCGGATCGGCCAGCGCGCCGCCTCGAAGATGTACAGCTACGGCTACCGGCGCGCCGAGGACATTGTCGGGCTGTTCATCTCCCTCATCATCGCGGTCTCTGCCGCGGTCATCATCTGGGAGTCGGTCGACGCGCTCGTCGAACCGCGCGAGCTGACGAACCTGTGGTGGGTCTTCGCCGCCGGCCTCGTCGGCGCTGCCGGCAACGAGATCGTCGCGATTTACCGGATCCGTACCGGCCGCCGGATCGGCAGCGCAGCCCTGATCGCCGAGGGCCAGCACGCTCGTGCGGACGGCCTCACCTCCATCGCCGTGGTCATCGGCGTGATCGGGGTGTGGATGGGCTTCCCGCAGGCGGACGCCCTCATCGGCTTCGTCATCGCCGCGGCCATCCTGTGGATCCTCGTCCAGTCCGTGCGCACCACGATGCGGCGCCTGATGGACGGAGTCGAGCCCGGCACCATCGAGAAGATCACCGCTGTACTCGAGGCGGTTCCCGGCGTCGTCTCCGTGGACCGAGTGCGGGCACGCTGGTCCGGTCACCGGCTAGAGGCCGACGCCAACCTCGCCGTCGACTCCACCCTCAGCACGCTCGAGTCCCACGCGATCGCTGAGACTGCTGAGCACGACGTGATCCACAAGGTGGCTCACATCGAGAACGTCGTCGTTCACATCAACCCCGTCGTGGACGGCCAGCAGCCGGCACAGCTGCACGAACTCACCGCCCATCACGCCAACGCAGAGGCCCGCGCCGCCTACCGCGCGGCCAAGGGTCTGCCGGAACTGTAG
- a CDS encoding NAD-dependent succinate-semialdehyde dehydrogenase yields MTQTIDQVQGTTDPAAARRDHALTLAAELRSGYLAGSWREAASTFDVTDPATGAVVASVADCDVADGLAALSAADAAAEEWRASTPAERAALLHRVDTAMRADQENLAHLITLETGKTLTEARGEVIYAADYVRWYAEEAVRVHGRSSTAPTGDFQIVTVAEPVGPCLLITPWNVPLAMVTRKLAPAIAAGCTAVVKPAELTPLVTLAFARIVEDAGAPQGVVSVITTTRADEVCAALLADERLRKVSFTGSTAVGRLLLERSGQRVLRTSMELGGNAPFVVFDDADLDLAVEQAMIAKMRMGGQSCVGANRFLVQEGIADAFAARLGERMAATRVGSGFDEDVDLGPLIDERAVAKAQRLTDDALERGAREVARAEAPEGSCYLAPVVLDQVPADAAIISEEVFAPVAAISTFSTEAEALARANDTEHGLAGFVITASLDRARRMAGRMRSGMVGINRGLVSSVAAPFGGTKQSGLGREGGPEGIAEYLDMKYVAVPAFG; encoded by the coding sequence ATGACTCAGACGATCGACCAGGTACAGGGCACCACTGATCCGGCAGCGGCACGGCGCGACCATGCCCTGACCCTCGCTGCCGAGCTCCGCTCCGGCTATCTGGCCGGCAGCTGGCGAGAGGCGGCCAGCACTTTCGACGTCACCGACCCCGCCACTGGTGCGGTCGTCGCGTCGGTGGCCGACTGTGACGTGGCAGACGGCCTCGCGGCACTCTCCGCCGCCGACGCCGCTGCCGAGGAGTGGCGAGCGAGCACCCCGGCCGAGCGTGCCGCCCTGCTGCACCGCGTCGACACCGCGATGCGCGCCGACCAGGAGAACCTCGCTCACCTGATCACCCTGGAGACCGGCAAGACGCTCACCGAGGCACGCGGAGAGGTGATCTACGCAGCCGACTACGTGCGCTGGTACGCCGAGGAGGCCGTGCGCGTGCACGGCCGCTCCAGCACCGCCCCCACAGGGGACTTCCAGATCGTCACCGTCGCCGAGCCGGTCGGACCCTGCCTGCTGATCACCCCGTGGAATGTCCCGTTGGCGATGGTGACCCGCAAGCTGGCCCCGGCGATCGCGGCCGGGTGCACCGCCGTGGTGAAGCCTGCCGAGCTGACTCCGCTGGTGACCCTCGCCTTCGCGCGGATCGTGGAGGACGCCGGGGCCCCGCAGGGGGTGGTCTCGGTGATCACCACCACCCGCGCCGACGAGGTGTGCGCCGCGCTGCTCGCCGATGAACGGCTCCGCAAGGTGTCCTTCACCGGGTCGACGGCGGTGGGTCGCCTGCTCCTGGAACGCTCCGGTCAGCGGGTGCTCCGTACCTCGATGGAGCTCGGCGGGAACGCTCCATTCGTGGTCTTCGACGATGCCGACCTCGACCTTGCGGTCGAGCAGGCGATGATCGCGAAGATGCGGATGGGTGGGCAGTCCTGCGTGGGCGCGAACCGGTTCCTCGTACAGGAGGGCATCGCCGACGCCTTCGCGGCCCGGCTCGGTGAGCGAATGGCGGCCACCCGCGTGGGCTCCGGGTTCGACGAGGACGTCGACCTCGGCCCGCTGATCGACGAGCGGGCGGTGGCAAAGGCACAGCGGCTCACCGACGACGCCCTGGAGCGCGGCGCCCGCGAGGTGGCCCGCGCCGAGGCCCCGGAGGGCTCCTGCTACCTGGCCCCGGTGGTGCTGGACCAGGTGCCCGCCGACGCGGCGATCATCTCCGAGGAGGTGTTCGCACCCGTCGCGGCGATCAGCACATTCAGCACCGAGGCCGAGGCGCTGGCCCGGGCGAACGACACCGAGCACGGGTTGGCCGGCTTCGTCATCACTGCGAGCCTGGACCGCGCCCGCCGGATGGCCGGCCGGATGCGCAGTGGCATGGTCGGGATCAACCGCGGCCTGGTCTCCTCGGTGGCGGCACCGTTCGGCGGGACCAAGCAGTCCGGTCTCGGCCGGGAGGGCGGGCCGGAAGGCATCGCGGAGTACCTCGACATGAAGTACGTGGCGGTACCCGCGTTCGGGTAG
- a CDS encoding GNAT family N-acetyltransferase — MPGFTIRPLAPADVPAAQAVMMRSVVEDFGAEHDAVIHADIDDLLGTYDRADGPFMLVVVDEVTDQIVATGGMRDGRLRPGVTPEDLVERYDDGSTGQVVRVYTLREHRRRGIAKALVRNVLDKAARDGHYERIAFHTLLSSPGAVAFWTAMGAELVHDDTYGPSEAMYYEFPALARIP, encoded by the coding sequence ATGCCCGGTTTCACGATCCGCCCGCTCGCCCCGGCCGACGTGCCGGCAGCGCAGGCCGTGATGATGCGCTCCGTCGTCGAGGACTTCGGCGCCGAGCACGACGCCGTGATCCACGCCGACATCGATGATCTGCTCGGTACCTACGACCGTGCCGACGGCCCGTTCATGCTGGTGGTGGTGGACGAGGTCACCGATCAGATCGTCGCGACCGGCGGCATGCGGGACGGGCGACTCCGACCTGGCGTGACGCCGGAGGACCTCGTCGAGCGCTACGACGACGGCAGCACCGGTCAAGTGGTGCGCGTCTATACGCTGCGCGAGCACCGCCGTCGGGGCATCGCCAAGGCACTGGTGCGGAACGTCCTCGACAAGGCCGCGCGGGACGGGCACTACGAACGCATCGCGTTCCACACCCTGCTCAGCTCCCCCGGAGCCGTGGCGTTCTGGACCGCGATGGGCGCCGAGCTGGTGCATGACGACACCTACGGCCCTTCCGAAGCCATGTACTACGAGTTCCCGGCACTCGCTCGCATTCCTTGA
- a CDS encoding isocitrate/isopropylmalate dehydrogenase family protein encodes MTRIAQIAGDGIGPEVMAVARRVLDAAGVTDLQWTELDWSCERYAREGSMMPADGMDLLAEHEAVLLGAVGWPGVPDHISLWGLLIPIRRAFDQYVNLRPMRTFDGVPTPVRADLAEGVDIVVVRENTEGEYSTLGGRHGSGAAETALQTAIFTRAGIERIAHVAARHAAERGGTLTVATKSNGIIHSMPFWDEVVREVAQEYPIEVHFELIDALAAHLVMRPADYDVVLGSNLFGDILSDLVGGVCGSIGIAPSANIDPTRTHPSMFEPVHGSAPDIAGQGLANPVGMVWSAAMMLKHLGKEKETNRIMAAITTTLADPATRTPDVGGLADTETVADALVDHLRSTAPHVESAVA; translated from the coding sequence ATGACCCGCATCGCGCAGATCGCCGGGGACGGGATCGGCCCGGAGGTGATGGCGGTCGCCCGTCGTGTGCTGGATGCCGCGGGTGTCACGGACCTGCAGTGGACCGAGCTGGACTGGTCCTGCGAGCGATACGCCCGGGAGGGGTCGATGATGCCTGCGGACGGCATGGACCTGCTCGCCGAGCACGAGGCCGTGCTGCTCGGGGCCGTCGGATGGCCGGGGGTGCCCGACCACATCTCCCTGTGGGGCCTGCTGATCCCGATCCGGCGGGCCTTCGATCAGTACGTGAACCTGCGCCCGATGCGTACCTTCGACGGCGTTCCCACCCCGGTGCGGGCAGATCTCGCCGAGGGTGTCGACATCGTGGTGGTCCGGGAGAACACCGAGGGGGAGTACTCCACCCTGGGTGGACGGCACGGCAGCGGCGCCGCCGAGACGGCCCTGCAGACCGCGATCTTCACCCGCGCCGGGATCGAGCGGATCGCCCACGTCGCCGCCCGGCACGCCGCCGAGCGCGGCGGGACGCTCACGGTCGCCACCAAGTCCAACGGGATCATCCACTCCATGCCGTTCTGGGACGAGGTGGTCCGTGAGGTGGCTCAGGAGTATCCGATCGAGGTGCACTTCGAACTGATCGACGCACTCGCCGCGCACCTGGTGATGCGCCCGGCTGACTACGACGTGGTCCTCGGTAGCAACCTCTTCGGTGACATCCTCAGCGACCTCGTAGGTGGGGTGTGCGGCAGCATCGGCATCGCACCGTCGGCGAACATCGACCCCACCCGGACCCACCCGTCCATGTTCGAACCGGTGCACGGATCCGCACCGGACATCGCTGGCCAGGGCCTCGCCAACCCGGTGGGGATGGTGTGGTCGGCCGCGATGATGCTCAAGCACCTCGGCAAGGAGAAGGAGACGAACCGGATCATGGCTGCCATCACCACCACCCTGGCCGACCCGGCCACCCGCACACCCGACGTGGGCGGCCTGGCCGACACTGAGACCGTGGCGGACGCACTCGTCGACCATCTGCGCTCCACAGCACCCCACGTCGAATCGGCGGTGGCGTGA
- a CDS encoding 2-hydroxyacid dehydrogenase, whose translation MTFVLRTADPTNARSITARAQIFSDRFARDLPDVPCITAPDAVDPTQVRYLLTWDAPPDLDRYTGLEVLFSIGAGVDQLDLDAVPPHVAVVRMIEPGLVATMQEYATMAVLMLHRELPRYLEQQRAGQWNNHPVRPARGRRVGVLGLGMLGQAVLASLAPFGFELAGWSRSAKQVDGVRCLHGEAALPGFLAETDILICLLPLVESTAKILDADLFAALPRGAGLVHVGRGGHLDQAALLEALDSGHLAGAVLDVTDPEPLPADDPLWHHPRVVLTPHVAGATQAETAADAVIANIRRIQAGERPEGLVDRALGY comes from the coding sequence ATGACGTTCGTCCTGCGCACGGCCGACCCCACGAATGCACGAAGCATCACCGCACGTGCCCAGATCTTCAGCGACCGCTTCGCCCGAGACCTTCCGGACGTGCCGTGCATCACCGCCCCCGATGCGGTGGACCCTACTCAGGTGCGCTACCTGCTGACCTGGGACGCGCCACCGGACCTGGATCGCTACACCGGTCTGGAGGTGCTGTTCAGCATCGGTGCGGGGGTGGACCAGCTCGACCTGGACGCGGTGCCGCCGCACGTCGCGGTGGTGCGCATGATCGAGCCCGGGCTGGTGGCCACCATGCAGGAGTACGCCACGATGGCGGTGCTGATGCTGCACCGGGAACTGCCTCGGTACCTGGAGCAGCAGCGTGCCGGACAGTGGAACAACCACCCGGTGCGGCCCGCCCGCGGACGCCGGGTGGGCGTGCTCGGTCTCGGCATGCTCGGGCAGGCGGTGCTCGCCTCACTCGCGCCGTTCGGGTTCGAGCTGGCCGGCTGGAGCCGGTCGGCCAAGCAGGTCGACGGCGTGCGCTGCCTGCATGGGGAGGCAGCCCTGCCCGGCTTCCTCGCCGAGACCGACATCCTGATCTGCCTGCTCCCGCTGGTGGAGTCGACCGCGAAGATCTTGGACGCGGACCTGTTCGCTGCGCTGCCCCGTGGCGCCGGGCTGGTGCACGTGGGTCGTGGTGGTCACTTGGACCAGGCGGCGCTGCTGGAAGCGCTCGACAGCGGGCACCTGGCCGGTGCGGTGCTGGACGTGACAGACCCGGAGCCGCTTCCCGCCGATGACCCGCTGTGGCATCACCCGCGGGTGGTGCTCACCCCGCACGTGGCCGGTGCCACGCAGGCGGAGACGGCCGCCGATGCGGTCATCGCCAACATCCGCCGGATCCAGGCGGGGGAGCGGCCGGAGGGTTTGGTGGACCGGGCTCTCGGCTACTGA
- the solA gene encoding N-methyl-L-tryptophan oxidase, with translation MNARIAVIGLGTMGSMALWRLAARGAHVEGFEQYGIAHPRGAAGGQTRRFSALSQSEVQNTPLALDALELWRGLESTSGRDLLTLTGGLVIGRPGTPALEQARESLTAHGLDREDLGTKELRHQYPQHGFRDGEEAVRDTVTGYVRPELSVMTAIGAARARGAIVHEYTPVLEVSERHGGGVQVRTHAGTHEFDHAIVAPGAWARRVLPEAAEVVQPRRVVQSWYLPRDVSAYQREVFPVFERVGDVRAYGFPTLDQATVKIGAYLGREHPPVADPDNLDREITTTMVAQLREIVTTFFPGLHPEPVTLSAHQEGYTPDKRWIIGTAPDQPSVITACGFSGSGFKFAPTIGDILADLALDGGTSRDIARFAPDRFVGAR, from the coding sequence ATGAACGCGAGGATCGCCGTCATCGGCCTCGGCACGATGGGCAGTATGGCACTGTGGCGCCTCGCTGCGAGGGGCGCCCACGTGGAGGGGTTCGAGCAGTACGGAATCGCCCACCCACGCGGCGCTGCGGGCGGACAGACCCGGCGCTTCTCCGCGCTGAGCCAGAGCGAGGTGCAGAACACTCCGCTCGCCCTGGACGCGCTCGAGCTCTGGCGAGGCCTGGAATCGACCTCCGGACGAGACCTGCTCACGCTCACCGGTGGGCTGGTGATCGGTAGGCCCGGCACCCCGGCGCTCGAGCAGGCGCGGGAGAGCTTGACCGCCCACGGCCTCGACCGCGAGGACCTGGGCACCAAAGAACTGCGCCACCAGTACCCGCAGCATGGGTTCCGCGACGGCGAGGAGGCCGTGCGGGATACCGTCACCGGCTACGTACGCCCCGAGCTGTCCGTGATGACGGCGATCGGTGCGGCCCGCGCGCGCGGCGCCATCGTGCACGAGTACACCCCCGTGCTGGAGGTCAGTGAGCGGCACGGCGGGGGAGTGCAGGTACGGACGCACGCCGGAACTCACGAGTTCGACCACGCGATCGTCGCCCCAGGGGCGTGGGCGCGCCGAGTGCTGCCGGAGGCCGCCGAGGTGGTCCAGCCGCGCCGTGTGGTGCAGTCCTGGTACCTCCCACGCGACGTGTCGGCCTACCAGCGCGAGGTGTTCCCGGTGTTCGAGCGGGTCGGGGACGTGCGTGCCTACGGGTTCCCGACCCTGGACCAGGCCACCGTCAAGATCGGTGCCTACCTCGGCCGCGAACACCCGCCGGTGGCGGACCCGGACAACCTGGACCGCGAGATCACCACCACGATGGTCGCCCAGCTGCGGGAGATCGTCACGACCTTCTTCCCGGGGCTGCACCCCGAGCCCGTCACGCTCAGCGCGCACCAGGAGGGGTACACCCCGGACAAGCGGTGGATCATCGGCACGGCGCCTGATCAGCCGAGCGTGATCACGGCGTGTGGGTTCTCCGGTTCGGGCTTCAAGTTCGCCCCCACGATCGGGGACATCCTCGCCGACCTGGCATTGGACGGCGGCACCTCCAGGGACATCGCGCGATTCGCTCCGGACAGGTTCGTCGGGGCGCGATGA